In Rutidosis leptorrhynchoides isolate AG116_Rl617_1_P2 chromosome 2, CSIRO_AGI_Rlap_v1, whole genome shotgun sequence, one genomic interval encodes:
- the LOC139888111 gene encoding uncharacterized protein, with the protein MKIMSLNIRGFAKDGAFEWVRNLCGEEKHDVFAIQETKSSRVSDQWASCLWWSNRVGIVQKEAVGYAGGLMILWDLDSFHVENFVESEFYIAIKGKWKTRICDSIVVNIYGPQDDASKIRMWDSLNALSRSIDSSWLLCGDFNEVREEDERFNSIFIPSRAKRFNDFISDNSLVEVPLGGGKFTRVCDNGVKMSKLDRFLASDNFLNQREDLSALVLGRKFSDHCPIVIRDKLLDFGPRPFKIFDEWLKNEEVEQINVSGYRKDCVFSK; encoded by the coding sequence ATGAAGATCATGTCCTTAAATATTAGAGGTTTTGCGAAGGATGGTGCATTTGAGTGGGTTAGGAACTTATGTGGGGAAGAAAAGCATGATGTGTTTGCGATTCAAGAGACAAAGTCTAGTAGAGTTAGTGATCAATGGGCTTCCTGTTTGTGGTGGTCGAATAGGGTAGGCATAGTGCAAAAGGAGGCTGTAGGTTATGCAGGAGGATTGATGATTTTGTGGGATTTAGATAGTTTTCATGTTGAGAATTTTGTGGAAAGTGAATTTTACATTGCAATAAAAGGTAAATGGAAGACAAGAATTTGCGATTCTATTGTTGTTAACATTTATGGTCCACAAGATGATGCAAGTAAGATTAGAATGTGGGATTCTTTGAATGCATTATCGAGAAGCATAGATAGTAGTTGGTTATTATGTGGCGACTTTAATGAAGTACGTGAAGAGGATGAGAGATTCAATAGCATTTTTATTCCGAGTAGGGCGAAACGCTTCAATGATTTCATAAGTGACAATAGTCTAGTAGAGGTCCCGCTTGGTGGTGGGAAATTTACTAGGGTGTGCGATAATGGGGTGAAAATGAGTAAACTTGATCGGTTTCTTGCATCCGATAACTTTCTAAATCAACGGGAGGATCTTTCGGCTCTAGTCTTGGGTAGGAAATTTTCGGATCACTGTCCAATCGTTATTAGAGATAAATTACTTGACTTTGGACCGAGACCTTTCAAAATTTTTGATGAGTGGTTGAAAAATGAAGAGGTGGAGCAAATCAATGTAAGTGGATATAGAAAGGATTGTGTTTTTTCGAAATAA